Proteins encoded within one genomic window of Firmicutes bacterium HGW-Firmicutes-1:
- a CDS encoding galactosyldiacylglycerol synthase: MKSKVIIFTASTGHGHNQVALAMKNELVAQGCEVSIYEPFKEVSKSLDILLSDGYRVLATKMPKFYGRIYKMSNQQFLGKPVEIFSVKVIEDKLEEIVDHVQPDLIISTHPLIVKAMCSLKRKSKYLGPFVSVITDYMPHKCYISPIVDAYIVGSQYTKLKVIEKGISENRVFVYGIPIHRSFRECDNKMEKSNQFTVLLMGGSMGLSGIKKVFKELLNIHAPIKIIVVCGNNMTLKKYLEERYLSQVSNKDITILGFTNEISQYMEVSDVIVTKPGGLTVTEAFAKNIPIIIPFYIPGQEEENAEMLIDMGVAVKVGGPKELGTLIESFIQEPNLLNHLKRNMYKVSIDHSLDDAINLCIKFIESQNDDIGIKYAK, from the coding sequence ATGAAAAGTAAAGTCATAATATTTACTGCATCCACTGGGCATGGCCATAATCAAGTTGCATTAGCAATGAAAAATGAGCTTGTTGCCCAAGGATGTGAGGTGTCCATATATGAGCCATTTAAGGAAGTAAGCAAATCTTTAGATATTTTATTATCTGATGGTTATAGAGTACTTGCCACTAAAATGCCTAAATTTTATGGAAGAATATACAAGATGAGTAACCAACAATTTCTAGGAAAACCTGTTGAGATATTCTCAGTAAAAGTAATTGAAGACAAGTTGGAAGAAATTGTTGATCATGTTCAACCGGATTTGATCATTAGCACTCACCCTTTAATTGTTAAGGCAATGTGTAGTTTGAAACGAAAATCAAAATATCTTGGCCCTTTTGTTTCTGTTATTACAGACTATATGCCACATAAATGTTATATTAGCCCAATAGTAGATGCTTATATAGTAGGAAGTCAATATACCAAGCTTAAGGTTATTGAAAAAGGAATTTCTGAAAACAGGGTATTTGTTTATGGAATACCTATTCATAGATCATTTAGGGAATGTGATAATAAGATGGAAAAATCTAATCAATTCACAGTGCTTCTAATGGGTGGGAGTATGGGCTTAAGTGGAATCAAAAAAGTTTTCAAAGAACTATTAAATATTCATGCACCTATTAAAATCATTGTTGTATGTGGCAATAATATGACATTAAAAAAATATTTAGAAGAAAGATATTTGTCACAGGTATCAAATAAGGATATAACAATACTAGGTTTTACAAATGAAATATCTCAATACATGGAAGTATCTGATGTTATTGTCACAAAGCCAGGTGGTTTAACGGTTACAGAAGCTTTTGCTAAAAACATTCCAATTATTATTCCTTTTTATATTCCCGGTCAAGAAGAAGAAAACGCAGAAATGCTAATTGATATGGGTGTTGCAGTTAAAGTGGGAGGTCCTAAAGAGTTAGGTACTTTAATTGAATCTTTCATTCAAGAGCCAAATCTTTTGAATCATTTAAAAAGAAATATGTACAAAGTTTCTATTGATCACTCCTTGGATGATGCAATTAATTTATGTATAAAATTTATAGAAAGTCAAAATGACGATATAGGGATAAAATATGCAAAATAA
- a CDS encoding RNA degradosome polyphosphate kinase yields MKQVQLNNSQYYENREQSWLEFNQRVLDEAENNENPLFERLKFLSIVSSNLDEFFMVRVASLKEQVNVDYEKEDFSGLAPKEILKNISERIHRMMDEQAHHFKKTLIPLLKKEGIFIKEIEQLTPIENEFLEDYFTDILYPVLTPLAVDSSRPFPLILNKSLNIAALLCKNNEEVFATVQVPAVLPRYVKIPSKQDGVTNYILMENIIIKFIQRLFVGHDVRCAFPFRITRNADLSIDEEEAHDLLLEIEKSIKKRKWGEAIRLEVQHDMDEELVKILIESLNMFKKDVYYIDAPLDFTFLMKVYSLKGYDKLKFKPYEPKIPKDLLGEEDIFEVISRKDVFLSHPYESFEPVIDFIKKAAKDKRVLAIKQTLYRVSGQSPIVRALAEAAEAGKQVTVLVELKARFDEENNIQWARKLEESGCHVIYGLVGLKTHSKVTLVVRKEEGSIKRYIHLGTGNYNDITARFYTDMGLFTCNEKIGADVSAIFNTLSGYSDPPKLHKIILAPTGLRKAFNNFVEREIELAKEGKEAKIIAKMNALCDAELIELLYKASVAGVKIELIIRGICCLIPGIPNVSENITVKSIVGKYLEHSRIFYFLNNGQEEIYLSSADWMPRNLNRRVELLFPIEDQRIKERIKNELNILLSDIVKSKIKDLSNAYHRIDRRGKTIVNAQELFEDLATKAEKDYTQEKELEMFIPIKSDKKLLDK; encoded by the coding sequence ATGAAGCAAGTACAGTTAAATAATTCCCAATATTATGAAAATAGAGAACAGAGTTGGTTAGAATTTAATCAAAGAGTTTTAGATGAAGCAGAAAATAATGAAAATCCATTATTTGAAAGATTAAAGTTCTTATCAATCGTGAGTTCTAATTTAGATGAGTTTTTTATGGTAAGAGTAGCTTCCTTAAAAGAGCAAGTAAATGTAGATTATGAAAAAGAGGATTTCTCAGGATTGGCACCTAAAGAAATTCTAAAAAACATTTCTGAACGAATACATAGAATGATGGATGAACAAGCACATCATTTTAAAAAAACACTCATTCCGTTGCTAAAAAAGGAAGGAATCTTTATCAAAGAAATCGAACAGCTGACACCAATTGAAAATGAATTTCTAGAGGATTATTTTACGGATATTTTGTATCCAGTATTAACACCTTTAGCAGTTGATTCTAGCAGGCCCTTCCCACTTATTTTGAATAAGAGTTTAAACATTGCAGCTTTACTTTGTAAAAATAACGAAGAGGTTTTTGCTACGGTTCAAGTTCCAGCAGTTCTGCCTAGATATGTGAAAATTCCAAGTAAGCAAGATGGGGTAACAAATTATATTTTAATGGAAAACATTATTATTAAATTTATTCAAAGACTCTTTGTTGGTCATGATGTGCGCTGTGCGTTTCCATTTAGAATAACAAGAAATGCTGATTTGTCTATTGACGAAGAGGAAGCTCATGACTTACTTCTTGAAATTGAAAAATCAATTAAGAAAAGAAAATGGGGAGAGGCAATACGTCTTGAAGTACAACATGATATGGATGAAGAGTTGGTTAAAATTCTGATCGAATCCTTAAACATGTTTAAGAAGGATGTCTATTATATAGATGCACCATTAGATTTCACGTTTTTAATGAAGGTGTATTCTTTAAAGGGTTATGATAAGTTGAAATTTAAACCATATGAGCCCAAAATACCTAAGGATCTGTTAGGAGAAGAGGACATTTTTGAGGTTATCAGTAGAAAAGATGTTTTTTTATCTCACCCTTATGAGAGTTTTGAGCCTGTGATTGATTTCATTAAAAAGGCAGCAAAGGATAAACGGGTTCTTGCGATTAAGCAAACACTATATAGGGTAAGTGGTCAATCACCAATTGTAAGAGCGTTAGCTGAGGCTGCAGAAGCTGGAAAGCAAGTAACGGTTCTTGTGGAGCTTAAAGCAAGATTTGATGAAGAAAATAACATTCAATGGGCTAGAAAGCTAGAAGAATCAGGATGTCATGTTATTTATGGTCTTGTTGGTTTAAAAACCCATAGTAAGGTTACCTTGGTAGTGAGAAAGGAAGAGGGCAGCATTAAACGTTATATTCACCTTGGTACAGGCAATTATAATGATATTACTGCAAGGTTCTATACAGATATGGGGCTTTTCACTTGTAATGAGAAAATTGGAGCAGATGTATCCGCAATTTTTAATACTTTATCTGGATACTCAGATCCACCGAAGCTTCATAAAATTATTTTGGCACCTACAGGACTAAGAAAAGCCTTCAATAACTTTGTGGAAAGAGAAATTGAATTAGCAAAGGAAGGGAAAGAAGCCAAAATAATTGCAAAAATGAATGCTTTATGTGATGCGGAATTAATAGAATTGTTATACAAGGCTTCGGTTGCAGGTGTTAAGATTGAGCTTATTATTAGAGGAATATGTTGCTTGATTCCAGGTATTCCTAATGTAAGCGAAAATATTACAGTAAAAAGCATTGTAGGGAAATATTTAGAACATAGTAGAATATTTTATTTTTTAAACAATGGTCAAGAAGAGATTTATTTATCTAGTGCCGATTGGATGCCTAGAAATCTCAATAGACGAGTTGAGCTCCTTTTTCCGATAGAGGATCAAAGGATTAAAGAACGCATAAAAAATGAATTGAATATATTGCTATCAGATATAGTTAAGTCGAAAATTAAGGACTTAAGCAACGCATATCATCGCATTGATAGAAGAGGAAAGACGATTGTTAATGCACAAGAACTATTTGAAGATTTAGCGACAAAGGCTGAAAAGGATTATACTCAAGAAAAAGAATTGGAAATGTTTATTCCTATTAAATCGGATAAGAAGCTACTTGACAAATAA
- the argF gene encoding ornithine carbamoyltransferase has protein sequence MNLKGRSLLTLRDFTPQEIDYLLELAMDLKAKKRMGIRGELLEGKNIALIFEKPSTRTRCAFTVGCVDEGGHPEFLGKNDIQLGHKESIEDTARVLGRLFDGIQFRGFSQETVEKLAKYSGVPVWNGLTDDYHPTQILADLMTIKEQFGVLKGLKFVYAGDGRNNVANSLMIGCSKMGMHYTLLAPKALWPKDSLVSVCKEYAKESGATITISEDPGCVKGADTIYTDVWCSMGEEDKAAERVALLKPYQVNDMLMTKTEKDNSIFLHCLPAVKGNEVTEEVFEKHSRIVFDQAENRMHTIKAVMVATAGK, from the coding sequence ATTAATTTAAAAGGAAGAAGTTTACTAACCCTAAGGGATTTTACTCCTCAAGAAATTGACTATTTATTGGAGCTTGCTATGGATTTAAAGGCAAAGAAAAGAATGGGAATCAGGGGGGAGCTGCTTGAAGGTAAAAATATTGCATTAATATTTGAGAAGCCTTCAACTAGAACAAGATGTGCTTTTACGGTTGGTTGTGTTGATGAAGGGGGACATCCTGAATTCCTAGGGAAGAATGACATTCAATTAGGACATAAAGAATCGATAGAAGACACAGCGAGAGTATTGGGACGTCTTTTTGACGGAATTCAATTTAGAGGCTTTAGCCAAGAAACGGTTGAGAAACTAGCAAAATATAGTGGTGTACCAGTATGGAATGGTTTAACAGATGATTATCATCCAACTCAAATATTAGCTGACTTAATGACGATCAAGGAACAATTTGGTGTTCTTAAAGGGTTAAAGTTTGTCTATGCCGGAGATGGTAGAAATAATGTAGCAAATAGTTTGATGATAGGCTGTAGCAAGATGGGCATGCATTATACCTTATTAGCTCCCAAGGCTTTGTGGCCAAAGGATAGTTTGGTAAGCGTATGCAAGGAATATGCAAAAGAATCTGGAGCTACAATTACAATATCTGAGGATCCAGGCTGTGTAAAAGGTGCAGATACAATTTATACAGATGTATGGTGTTCAATGGGTGAAGAAGATAAAGCAGCAGAAAGAGTTGCCTTGTTAAAACCATATCAAGTAAATGATATGCTTATGACAAAGACTGAAAAAGATAACTCGATTTTCTTGCATTGTTTACCAGCAGTTAAAGGAAATGAAGTGACTGAAGAGGTATTTGAAAAGCATTCTAGAATTGTATTTGATCAAGCTGAAAACAGAATGCATACAATCAAAGCAGTGATGGTAGCAACTGCAGGTAAGTAA
- a CDS encoding biotin--[acetyl-CoA-carboxylase] ligase produces the protein MKQKVLELLIDAEHFLSGEEMSHSLGVSRTAVWKHIKKLREEGYSIESITNKGYRLTMQPDQLDAYELEQLLGNQNMVERVFVFKTIDSTNKEAKRRAMEERIHTALLLSEEQTIGIGRRGRQWVSNKGEGIYMSLLLRPSIKPINASMLTLVAGLAVKIAIKEITGLDSKIKWPNDLVIGNKKICGILTEMSSEIDFVNYVVIGIGINVNNQQFEEGIQEVATSLSLEGGESYPRKGLIVQIIKEFEKLYEQFLREESLGFMADRYNMECVNIGKKVKVEVNGKDFIGKAIRVNYDGALLICGEDGKEVTVNSGEVSVRGLFGYVD, from the coding sequence ATGAAACAAAAGGTATTAGAATTGTTGATAGATGCTGAGCATTTCCTTTCGGGTGAAGAAATGAGCCACTCACTTGGCGTTTCTAGAACTGCAGTTTGGAAGCACATAAAGAAACTCCGAGAAGAAGGATATTCAATAGAATCTATAACCAATAAAGGGTATAGACTTACGATGCAACCCGATCAGTTAGATGCATATGAACTTGAACAGCTCTTAGGGAATCAAAACATGGTAGAACGGGTTTTTGTATTTAAAACAATTGATTCAACGAACAAGGAAGCAAAAAGAAGGGCTATGGAGGAAAGAATTCATACCGCACTTTTGCTTTCTGAGGAACAGACGATTGGTATAGGAAGAAGAGGACGACAATGGGTGTCAAATAAAGGAGAAGGGATCTATATGTCTCTTCTTCTGAGACCTTCTATTAAGCCTATTAATGCATCGATGCTAACTTTAGTAGCTGGATTGGCAGTTAAAATAGCGATTAAAGAAATTACGGGATTAGATAGTAAAATAAAATGGCCGAATGATTTGGTGATTGGAAATAAGAAAATTTGTGGCATTTTAACTGAAATGAGTTCAGAAATAGACTTTGTAAATTATGTTGTGATTGGAATTGGTATTAATGTGAATAATCAACAATTCGAAGAAGGAATTCAAGAGGTTGCCACTTCCTTAAGCTTAGAGGGGGGGGAGAGCTATCCCCGTAAAGGGTTAATCGTTCAAATCATTAAAGAATTTGAGAAGCTCTATGAGCAATTTTTACGAGAAGAATCACTCGGGTTTATGGCTGATAGGTATAATATGGAGTGTGTTAATATTGGTAAAAAGGTTAAGGTAGAAGTAAATGGTAAGGACTTTATAGGAAAAGCCATTAGAGTGAACTATGACGGAGCTTTGCTTATCTGTGGTGAAGATGGTAAAGAAGTGACGGTTAACTCAGGAGAGGTATCGGTTAGAGGATTATTTGGGTATGTAGATTAA
- a CDS encoding DNA-binding response regulator: protein MKEERKMGKILIVEDEVNTRDAIVKIVKSINEELAIYETGAAGEALRTAKTERIDAFFLDIHLKDYSGIKLAKQIREMDIYKFTPIIFITGDHFCELEAFRNIHCHSFIMKPFTEDVVVQVFQEVITHGIIEEQPDPKIFLKEKQFNYVIKQEDIIYVEAMNNNLLIKTHYEELDIKKCSLTKFSKQLTNQFIRCHKSFIVNCSQITRIDKVNNILYIRKKNTTIPIGRKYKDIIFKSLNDLFETS from the coding sequence ATGAAAGAGGAGAGGAAAATGGGGAAAATATTGATTGTTGAAGATGAGGTAAACACACGGGATGCTATAGTTAAAATTGTTAAAAGTATTAATGAAGAGCTTGCGATTTATGAGACTGGAGCTGCGGGAGAAGCATTAAGGACAGCCAAGACAGAAAGAATAGATGCTTTTTTTCTGGATATCCACCTAAAAGACTATTCAGGTATTAAATTAGCAAAACAAATACGAGAAATGGATATTTATAAATTTACACCTATTATATTTATTACAGGGGATCATTTTTGTGAGCTTGAAGCATTTAGGAATATTCATTGTCACTCCTTTATTATGAAACCATTTACAGAAGATGTAGTTGTTCAAGTGTTTCAAGAGGTTATTACACATGGAATTATTGAGGAGCAACCAGATCCAAAAATATTTCTTAAGGAAAAACAATTTAATTATGTAATTAAACAAGAAGATATAATCTATGTTGAGGCAATGAATAATAACTTATTAATTAAAACACATTATGAAGAATTAGATATTAAAAAATGTTCGTTAACTAAGTTTTCCAAGCAACTAACAAACCAATTTATACGATGTCATAAAAGCTTTATAGTTAATTGCTCTCAAATAACAAGAATCGATAAAGTAAATAATATACTATATATTAGAAAAAAGAATACCACCATACCCATAGGAAGAAAATATAAAGATATTATATTTAAGTCGTTGAACGATCTGTTTGAGACTTCATAA
- a CDS encoding ABC transporter permease, with protein sequence MRYTFVKQHDATDCAAACLAMVCLHYKKETTITKLRDMMGTDLKGTNLIGLSKCADELGFTSQAVRVDREGFLSKYTLPAIANIITTEGLSHFVVVFKITEKYVIIGDPAKDLQRLEIDKFYKDFTGALLLLIPNQEFVSGKVKGDKTFNRFLKLLLPQKKLFICSILASAILTALGIVSALFNKILMDEILPYKLKNMLVLVLIIFSVISVTQVMVGYVRQWMMIYLSQKIDIPLMLGYFEHIYKLPMKFFATRKTGDIITRFSDAFTIKDIFTNIALTLIMDISMALVTGVILFRMNMPLFVIILFMMIISILLVFTFKQPYKKINEEQMQQASVLNSQIIESLRAVETVKGNANEETELENIEREYIKSLRISFKEGMLSNVQGSISGLVSTVGNLVLMYFGIMQVINGENTLGSMMAFMTLSGYFMDPISRLVGLQLQIQEANISMKRLTEILDYEKEQAGEGGGIYQELDEVDGDITIKNVTFRYGNRKPVINNISFTIPKGKKVALVGASGSGKSTIAKLLLKYYEPETGEILVDGVDIKEYDNYSIRKAISYVPQSIELFSKSIYDNIRVSKMNSTLDEVKEAAKAADAHNFIKKLPMQYYTYLEEAGNGLSGGEKQRIALARAFLKTNNFYVLDESTSNLDFATENIIFDMIYNKFRKKSMLIIAHRLATVKNCDEIIVIDQGEIVESGTHEELLRKEGYYYRLWEMQQGNFVIREEENEKKETLELFDENEMGYV encoded by the coding sequence ATGAGATATACATTTGTTAAACAACATGATGCAACAGATTGTGCGGCTGCTTGTCTGGCTATGGTATGCCTTCATTATAAAAAAGAAACAACCATTACCAAATTACGTGATATGATGGGAACCGATTTGAAAGGAACAAATCTAATTGGCTTAAGTAAATGCGCAGATGAATTGGGATTTACATCTCAGGCGGTACGAGTTGATAGGGAAGGTTTCTTAAGTAAATATACGCTTCCTGCAATAGCTAATATTATAACGACGGAAGGATTAAGTCATTTTGTTGTTGTATTTAAAATAACTGAAAAATATGTAATTATAGGTGATCCAGCAAAGGATTTACAGCGCTTGGAAATTGATAAATTCTACAAGGATTTTACAGGAGCATTATTATTGCTTATTCCAAATCAGGAATTTGTATCAGGCAAAGTAAAAGGAGATAAGACCTTTAATCGCTTTTTAAAACTATTATTGCCACAAAAGAAGTTGTTTATTTGTTCCATTTTAGCATCTGCCATATTAACTGCTCTTGGTATTGTGTCTGCACTATTTAATAAAATTCTAATGGATGAAATATTACCTTATAAATTAAAAAATATGTTGGTTCTTGTGTTAATTATATTTTCGGTTATAAGCGTGACGCAGGTGATGGTAGGCTATGTAAGGCAGTGGATGATGATATATTTGTCGCAGAAAATAGATATACCCTTGATGTTAGGGTATTTTGAGCATATTTACAAATTACCCATGAAATTTTTTGCAACAAGGAAAACGGGTGATATTATCACAAGGTTTTCAGATGCCTTTACAATTAAGGACATTTTTACTAATATTGCACTAACACTAATAATGGATATATCAATGGCATTGGTTACTGGTGTAATTCTTTTTAGAATGAATATGCCGCTTTTTGTAATTATACTTTTTATGATGATTATTAGTATCCTTCTGGTCTTTACTTTTAAGCAGCCATACAAGAAAATTAATGAGGAGCAGATGCAGCAAGCTTCTGTTCTAAATTCACAAATAATTGAAAGCCTTAGAGCTGTAGAAACAGTAAAAGGAAATGCAAATGAAGAAACCGAATTAGAAAATATTGAGAGGGAGTATATAAAATCTCTTAGGATTTCCTTCAAAGAAGGTATGTTGTCTAATGTACAAGGTTCAATATCTGGCTTGGTTTCTACAGTAGGGAATCTAGTTTTGATGTATTTTGGAATTATGCAGGTTATTAATGGGGAAAATACTCTTGGAAGTATGATGGCTTTTATGACCTTGTCAGGTTATTTTATGGATCCTATAAGCAGGCTTGTAGGACTGCAATTGCAGATTCAGGAAGCAAATATTTCAATGAAAAGGCTGACGGAGATATTGGATTATGAAAAAGAACAGGCTGGTGAGGGGGGGGGTATATATCAAGAGTTAGATGAAGTCGATGGAGACATAACTATAAAAAATGTGACATTCCGTTATGGAAATAGAAAGCCAGTCATAAATAATATTAGTTTTACTATTCCAAAAGGTAAAAAGGTAGCATTAGTAGGAGCCAGTGGTAGCGGTAAATCAACCATAGCAAAGCTTCTGCTTAAATATTACGAGCCGGAGACTGGGGAAATACTGGTAGATGGGGTAGATATTAAGGAGTATGACAATTATTCTATCAGGAAAGCTATTTCATATGTACCTCAATCGATAGAGCTTTTTTCAAAAAGTATTTATGACAATATAAGAGTCAGTAAAATGAATTCTACATTGGATGAGGTAAAAGAAGCAGCAAAAGCCGCGGATGCTCATAATTTTATTAAAAAGCTTCCGATGCAGTATTATACATATCTTGAAGAAGCAGGGAATGGTTTAAGTGGTGGAGAGAAACAAAGGATAGCCTTGGCTCGAGCTTTCTTGAAAACGAATAATTTTTATGTGCTTGACGAATCGACCAGTAATCTTGATTTTGCAACAGAAAATATCATATTTGATATGATTTACAATAAATTTAGAAAAAAATCCATGCTGATTATAGCCCATAGATTGGCAACGGTAAAGAATTGTGATGAAATAATTGTTATTGATCAGGGTGAGATTGTTGAAAGTGGAACACATGAGGAATTATTAAGAAAAGAAGGCTATTACTACAGACTTTGGGAAATGCAGCAAGGTAATTTTGTGATTAGGGAAGAGGAAAATGAGAAAAAAGAGACATTAGAGCTATTTGACGAGAATGAAATGGGATATGTCTAA
- a CDS encoding prevent-host-death protein produces the protein MPHIRPVSVLRNNFADISRIVHETAEPVFLTKNGHGDMVVMSIEAYERKLFESEIYLKLKEVEMEAKSTNIRYSHEEVFSDLRKRIAEKANNYNV, from the coding sequence ATGCCACATATCAGACCAGTTTCAGTTTTAAGAAACAACTTTGCAGATATATCAAGAATAGTACATGAAACAGCAGAACCTGTATTTTTGACTAAGAACGGACATGGTGACATGGTTGTAATGAGTATTGAAGCCTATGAGCGTAAACTTTTTGAAAGCGAAATTTATCTTAAATTGAAAGAAGTAGAAATGGAAGCTAAGTCTACAAACATTCGTTATTCACATGAAGAAGTATTTTCAGATCTACGAAAACGAATAGCTGAAAAGGCTAATAATTATAATGTATAG
- a CDS encoding type II toxin-antitoxin system RelE/ParE family toxin, whose product MYSLRYLSLAQKDLMNIVNYISDTLKNPMAALDLVNVLDHSISRLTQFPFSCRVYQLDNYLEVEYRLLPVNYLVFYVSLIQRSL is encoded by the coding sequence ATGTATAGTTTAAGATATTTATCGTTAGCTCAGAAGGACTTAATGAATATTGTGAATTACATCTCTGATACGCTAAAGAATCCAATGGCTGCATTGGATTTGGTAAATGTGTTAGACCATTCGATTTCTAGGCTTACGCAGTTTCCTTTTTCATGCAGAGTTTATCAATTAGATAATTATCTTGAAGTTGAATATAGGCTATTACCAGTAAATTATCTTGTGTTTTATGTTTCTTTGATCCAACGTTCTTTGTAA
- a CDS encoding MarR family transcriptional regulator translates to MSEVNSKQLREMMRFLERRLGGLDEYQKTCCEVTMAQCHAVVEIGRKESIALIELAELLKLDNSTMSRTVNNLVNKDLVKRVTNQKDRRYVTISLTEKGQNVYESIEKDMDSYYEKVFKDIPENKRIQLIESLQNLIEALDINKR, encoded by the coding sequence ATGAGTGAAGTAAATTCAAAACAGCTTAGAGAAATGATGCGTTTTTTGGAAAGGAGGCTTGGTGGTCTCGATGAGTATCAGAAAACCTGCTGCGAAGTAACCATGGCACAATGTCACGCGGTTGTAGAAATTGGACGAAAGGAATCTATTGCTCTTATCGAACTTGCTGAATTATTAAAGCTTGATAATAGTACGATGAGTAGAACAGTTAATAACCTGGTTAATAAAGATTTAGTAAAGAGGGTAACTAATCAGAAAGATAGAAGATATGTAACCATTTCACTCACAGAGAAGGGACAAAATGTATATGAGTCTATCGAAAAGGATATGGATTCTTACTATGAAAAAGTCTTTAAAGACATTCCTGAAAATAAAAGGATTCAACTGATCGAAAGCTTACAAAATCTGATTGAAGCGCTAGATATTAATAAGAGATGA
- a CDS encoding SAM-dependent methyltransferase: MDSTRYFEEVAEQWDTMRTNFFTEVVREKAYDVAKVEKGKIAADIGAGTGFITEGLLERGLKVIAVDLSDEMLQILKRKFNQYAQVVCLQGKSESLPIEDQSVDYSMANMYLHHVEDPLSAIKEMKRILKTGGKLVITDLDTHEFEFLRTEHYDRWMGFNREDIKRWFIEAGLKNISIDCVGGECCTTSIEGCEEAKISIFIAYGEA, translated from the coding sequence ATGGATAGTACAAGGTATTTTGAAGAAGTTGCAGAACAATGGGACACGATGAGAACAAATTTTTTTACAGAAGTAGTTAGAGAAAAGGCTTATGATGTCGCTAAGGTTGAAAAAGGGAAAATTGCTGCAGATATCGGAGCAGGCACGGGTTTTATAACTGAAGGATTATTAGAAAGAGGCTTAAAAGTAATCGCTGTTGACTTATCTGATGAGATGCTTCAAATACTTAAAAGGAAATTTAATCAATATGCTCAAGTGGTTTGCCTTCAAGGTAAATCGGAAAGCTTACCTATCGAAGATCAAAGCGTTGATTATTCCATGGCGAACATGTATCTACACCATGTTGAAGACCCTCTTTCAGCTATTAAAGAAATGAAAAGAATCCTAAAAACTGGGGGGAAGTTGGTTATTACTGATTTAGATACACATGAGTTTGAGTTTCTAAGAACCGAGCACTATGATCGATGGATGGGTTTTAACAGAGAGGATATAAAGCGTTGGTTTATTGAAGCAGGTTTGAAAAATATTTCAATAGATTGTGTGGGTGGAGAATGTTGTACAACATCAATTGAAGGGTGTGAAGAGGCTAAAATAAGTATTTTCATTGCATATGGTGAAGCTTAA